In Mycobacteriales bacterium, the following are encoded in one genomic region:
- a CDS encoding acyl-CoA dehydrogenase family protein, with the protein MADSALATADAVRAEVRGFIDTSFDPKIPLREWLARLADSGWACPTWPTEWFGKGLSNDLAAVAFEEFRKVHAPGPPAGLSRMLAAPTIIAHGNDEQKRRFIRPILVGDEAWCQLFSEPGAGSDLAGLQTRAELDGAEYVINGQKVWTSGGLGADLGMLLARTDRDAPKHRGITYFAFDMNQPGVEVRPLRQITGESHFAEVFFTDARVPAANIIGDLNGGWGVALTTLANERVGLGAGGSLGFSISAPGGTRVADQLDQSVGDYIESLRTAAPAQRATGSAMAGRGAESFIKLAKETGRAGDPNVRQQLARLYTLGQLNRWNGLRAKAAVAAGGRPGAEASLGKLMVSHITRLSRDVGMSIAGARGMLAGDDAPLHGSLALQFLGAPAPSIYGGSDEIQHNIIGERVLGLPKEPDVSKNVAFKDLRVGTQKESQS; encoded by the coding sequence ATGGCGGATTCCGCCCTGGCCACGGCCGATGCCGTCCGCGCCGAGGTGCGCGGCTTCATCGACACGAGCTTCGACCCGAAGATCCCGCTGCGCGAGTGGCTGGCGCGGCTCGCCGACTCCGGGTGGGCCTGCCCGACCTGGCCGACGGAGTGGTTCGGCAAGGGCCTGTCCAACGACCTCGCGGCAGTGGCGTTCGAGGAGTTCCGCAAGGTCCACGCGCCCGGCCCGCCAGCGGGTCTGTCGCGGATGCTCGCCGCACCGACGATCATCGCGCACGGCAACGACGAGCAGAAGCGCCGCTTCATCCGGCCGATCCTCGTCGGCGACGAAGCGTGGTGCCAGCTGTTCAGCGAGCCCGGCGCCGGCTCCGACCTGGCCGGCCTGCAGACCCGGGCCGAGCTCGACGGCGCGGAGTACGTCATCAACGGGCAGAAGGTGTGGACCTCCGGCGGCCTCGGTGCCGATCTCGGCATGCTGCTCGCCCGCACCGACCGCGATGCGCCGAAGCACCGCGGCATCACCTACTTCGCGTTCGACATGAACCAGCCCGGCGTCGAGGTGCGGCCGCTGCGCCAGATCACCGGTGAGTCGCACTTCGCCGAGGTGTTCTTCACCGACGCGCGCGTGCCCGCCGCCAACATCATCGGCGACCTGAACGGCGGCTGGGGCGTCGCCCTGACCACGCTGGCCAACGAGCGGGTCGGCCTCGGTGCCGGCGGCAGCCTGGGCTTCTCGATCAGCGCGCCAGGGGGGACCCGGGTCGCCGACCAGCTCGACCAGTCGGTCGGTGACTACATCGAGAGCCTGCGCACCGCGGCCCCCGCCCAGCGCGCGACCGGCTCGGCGATGGCCGGCCGCGGCGCGGAGAGCTTCATCAAGCTGGCCAAGGAGACCGGCCGCGCCGGCGACCCCAACGTCCGCCAGCAGCTCGCCCGGCTCTACACCCTCGGCCAGCTCAACCGCTGGAACGGCCTGCGCGCCAAGGCGGCGGTCGCGGCCGGCGGCCGCCCGGGCGCCGAGGCGTCGCTCGGCAAGCTGATGGTCTCCCACATCACCCGGCTGTCCCGCGACGTCGGCATGTCGATCGCCGGGGCGCGCGGGATGCTCGCCGGTGACGACGCGCCGCTGCACGGCTCGCTCGCCCTGCAGTTCCTCGGCGCGCCGGCTCCGTCGATCTACGGCGGCTCCGACGAGATCCAGCACAACATCATCGGTGAGCGGGTGCTCGGCCTGCCCAAGGAGCCCGACGTCTCGAAGAACGTCGCGTTCAAGGACCTGCGCGTCGGCACGCAGAAGGAGTCGCAGTCATGA